A stretch of the Mesorhizobium huakuii genome encodes the following:
- a CDS encoding SDR family NAD(P)-dependent oxidoreductase — MNRLQGSVVLIAGAASGIGAAIAQRCVAEGASVVCADHDLAAATQLADTLGPSAAACQCDVTEIGSARDAVEFARQKFGRLDGLVYNAAAPSTNATVVDLDEQSWRRELDVGLTGAFLMSKYAVPLIAAGGGGSVVFIGSQFGRVATTRAVAYCAAKAGLIHLAKAMAVDHAPDKVRVNSLSPGAVATTRLLRRFPDFEAANAGLGPAHLLGRIAEPEEIAAAAAFLLSSDASFVTGSDMLVDGGYATR; from the coding sequence ATGAACCGACTGCAAGGAAGCGTTGTCCTGATCGCGGGCGCCGCAAGCGGCATTGGCGCCGCCATTGCCCAACGCTGCGTTGCGGAAGGCGCCAGCGTGGTCTGCGCTGACCATGATCTCGCGGCGGCGACACAGCTTGCCGATACACTTGGTCCTTCTGCTGCCGCCTGCCAATGTGACGTGACCGAGATTGGCTCCGCCCGGGACGCCGTCGAATTCGCGAGACAAAAATTCGGCCGGCTGGACGGACTGGTGTACAACGCCGCCGCACCATCGACGAATGCTACCGTCGTCGATCTCGACGAACAATCCTGGCGCCGCGAGCTCGACGTCGGCCTGACTGGTGCGTTCCTGATGAGCAAATACGCGGTGCCGTTGATCGCGGCGGGTGGCGGCGGTTCGGTGGTGTTCATCGGCTCGCAGTTCGGACGCGTCGCGACCACCAGGGCCGTTGCCTATTGTGCCGCCAAGGCGGGGCTGATCCATCTCGCCAAGGCGATGGCGGTCGACCATGCGCCGGACAAGGTGCGCGTCAACAGCCTGTCGCCGGGCGCGGTGGCGACGACGCGCCTGCTGCGCAGGTTTCCAGACTTCGAGGCCGCCAATGCAGGTCTTGGACCCGCGCATCTGCTCGGCCGCATCGCGGAGCCGGAGGAGATCGCCGCTGCGGCGGCTTTCCTTTTGTCATCGGACGCATCCTTTGTCACCGGATCCGACATGCTCGTGGACGGCGGCTATGCGACGCGCTGA
- a CDS encoding MFS transporter has protein sequence MRVQRRSLILFVIAGVCSSRLTAAFMGSIAQSAMRLWRNAERSRAMLPIMASVCLACIGSAMLTTAVSFHLGKPGVNPNVVQIVLTAYPVGFLIGCLMTRPLVARYGHERTFLLILTTALLSALGFVFTDFIPAWFCFRLLGGMSMASMFVVCESWINLYAEQHNRGAMFSIYMLTTAIAVLLGQILVALVGPQSPHLFLVAAATVLLAFAPKFAGSRWPALPSVPTDPAPAPGAKADRRLGPLALFRLAPVTVVAIFQAGITNMNIFVLTPLYGTQIGLSAAATVWLVTTISIAGMLAQTPVGWLSDRFDRRLMLLAQGLVSVTACAAIAWVGTLSVPLLFVLFFLYGATALTIYPVAMAFGASQLHSRHMVAASGTLLLLYSIGNVATPGVAAGLMAHLGPPAMFLLLGGGAALVTLAACYNLLRRPVTAPVMQSVEERG, from the coding sequence ATGAGAGTCCAGCGTCGGTCATTGATCCTGTTTGTGATCGCCGGCGTCTGTTCTAGCCGGCTGACAGCGGCATTCATGGGATCGATCGCTCAATCCGCGATGCGCTTGTGGCGGAACGCCGAGCGTTCCCGCGCCATGTTGCCGATCATGGCAAGCGTCTGTCTCGCCTGCATCGGCAGCGCCATGCTGACGACAGCGGTGTCGTTCCACCTCGGCAAACCTGGCGTCAACCCCAACGTCGTGCAGATCGTGCTGACCGCCTATCCGGTCGGCTTCCTGATCGGCTGTCTGATGACACGTCCATTGGTCGCCCGCTATGGCCATGAGCGGACCTTCCTGCTGATCCTGACGACAGCGCTGCTGTCGGCCCTGGGCTTCGTCTTCACCGACTTCATACCGGCCTGGTTCTGCTTCCGGCTGCTCGGCGGCATGTCGATGGCCTCGATGTTCGTCGTCTGCGAGAGCTGGATCAATCTCTATGCCGAACAGCACAATCGCGGCGCGATGTTCTCGATCTACATGCTGACGACGGCGATCGCCGTGCTGCTCGGCCAGATCCTGGTGGCGCTGGTCGGCCCGCAATCTCCGCATCTGTTCTTGGTCGCGGCGGCGACGGTGCTTCTGGCGTTCGCGCCAAAGTTCGCTGGGTCGCGCTGGCCGGCGCTGCCTTCGGTGCCGACCGATCCGGCACCGGCGCCCGGAGCGAAGGCAGACAGGCGGCTCGGACCGCTGGCGCTTTTCAGGCTGGCTCCCGTGACGGTCGTCGCCATTTTCCAGGCCGGCATCACCAACATGAACATCTTCGTGCTGACGCCTCTTTACGGGACGCAGATCGGACTGTCGGCGGCGGCCACGGTCTGGCTGGTGACCACGATCAGCATCGCCGGCATGCTCGCGCAGACCCCGGTCGGCTGGCTGTCGGACCGGTTCGACCGCCGCCTGATGCTGCTGGCGCAAGGGCTGGTGTCGGTGACGGCCTGCGCCGCGATCGCATGGGTCGGCACCCTGTCGGTCCCGCTGCTGTTCGTGCTGTTCTTCCTCTACGGTGCCACGGCGCTGACGATCTATCCGGTGGCGATGGCCTTCGGTGCATCGCAGCTTCACAGCCGGCACATGGTCGCTGCCTCCGGCACGCTGCTTCTGCTCTATTCGATCGGCAATGTGGCGACGCCGGGCGTCGCCGCGGGGTTGATGGCGCATCTTGGGCCTCCCGCAATGTTCCTGCTGCTCGGCGGCGGCGCCGCCCTGGTCACGCTCGCGGCCTGCTACAATCTTCTGCGCCGGCCGGTCACAGCGCCGGTCATGCAAAGCGTCGAGGAACGGGGTTGA
- a CDS encoding RidA family protein produces MTIERLENGQRFCRVLRYNGTVYVSGLTADDLSGDTTAQTKQIFAKIDALLAKAGSDKSKLLSAQIWLRDIADFDMMNAAWDAWIDRSAMPVRATVEARLAGDQYRVEIMVTAAVG; encoded by the coding sequence ATGACGATCGAACGTCTTGAGAATGGCCAACGCTTCTGCCGGGTGCTGCGCTACAACGGCACCGTCTATGTCTCCGGCCTGACGGCGGACGATCTTTCCGGCGACACCACCGCGCAGACGAAGCAGATCTTCGCCAAGATCGATGCCCTTCTGGCCAAGGCCGGCAGCGACAAGTCGAAGCTTTTGAGCGCCCAGATCTGGCTGCGCGACATCGCCGACTTCGACATGATGAATGCGGCCTGGGATGCCTGGATCGACCGCAGCGCCATGCCGGTGCGCGCAACGGTGGAGGCGCGTCTTGCCGGCGACCAGTATCGCGTCGAGATCATGGTCACGGCGGCGGTCGGCTGA
- the hydA gene encoding dihydropyrimidinase, producing the protein MHELVIKGGRVALDDGWAECDIAVDEGRIAAIGTGLTGKAVIGAGGRWVMPGGIDAHCHLDQPVWGGAGNADDFESGTISAAFGGTTCIVPFGMPGPDMTTIGAIDRALDRATGRAVIDYGLHAVVTMGTGSDVEQQLSLLAGRGIASVKLFMTYQGFAVDDDLFLKVLDTARTLGWIVMVHAENDAAIRRTRQRLIDLGRTDIRYHVVAHSETMEREATHRALAFAEMTGARMTIVHVSSLQSVEEVARARGRGVDAIAETCPQYLFIGAADLDRQAIDAARFVFSPPPRSPRSHEHLWQALIDGGIDLWSSDHSPYFFADKIARSQTPGFTTTLSGIPGIETRLPLLFSEGVLTGRLTLERYLDLTSRNAAAIYGLAHAKGRIAVGLDADLALWDPTVTWTLGHAALHSRVDFTPYEGRRVTGKPTTVLVRGVPVVADGKLQVPPGFGQFVVRTAGDPARSGKPVEETTPWLDA; encoded by the coding sequence ATGCATGAGCTGGTGATCAAAGGTGGACGGGTTGCGCTCGACGATGGTTGGGCCGAATGCGACATCGCCGTCGATGAGGGCCGGATTGCCGCCATCGGGACCGGCCTGACCGGTAAAGCCGTGATCGGCGCCGGCGGTCGCTGGGTCATGCCCGGCGGCATCGACGCCCATTGCCATCTCGACCAGCCGGTCTGGGGCGGGGCCGGTAATGCCGACGATTTCGAATCCGGCACCATTTCGGCGGCCTTCGGCGGCACGACATGCATCGTCCCGTTCGGCATGCCGGGTCCGGACATGACGACGATCGGCGCCATTGATCGAGCGCTCGATCGCGCCACAGGGCGCGCGGTGATCGACTACGGGCTGCACGCGGTGGTGACCATGGGCACCGGCTCCGATGTCGAGCAACAGCTTTCGCTGCTCGCCGGCCGCGGCATCGCCTCGGTCAAGCTATTCATGACCTATCAGGGTTTTGCCGTCGACGATGATCTCTTCTTGAAGGTGCTCGATACCGCCCGCACCCTTGGCTGGATCGTCATGGTCCATGCCGAGAACGACGCCGCGATCCGGCGCACCCGCCAGCGCCTGATCGATCTCGGCCGCACCGATATCCGCTACCATGTCGTTGCCCATAGCGAGACCATGGAGCGCGAGGCCACACATCGTGCGCTGGCCTTCGCCGAAATGACCGGCGCGCGCATGACCATCGTCCACGTCTCCTCCTTGCAGTCGGTCGAGGAGGTGGCGCGGGCGCGCGGGCGCGGCGTCGACGCAATAGCCGAGACCTGCCCGCAATATCTGTTCATCGGCGCTGCCGACCTTGATCGGCAGGCCATCGATGCGGCGCGTTTCGTGTTTTCGCCGCCGCCGCGTTCGCCGCGCAGCCATGAGCATTTGTGGCAGGCGCTGATCGATGGCGGCATCGATCTGTGGTCCTCAGACCATTCGCCCTATTTCTTCGCTGACAAGATCGCGCGATCGCAGACACCTGGCTTCACCACCACGCTGAGCGGCATTCCCGGCATCGAGACCCGTTTGCCGCTGCTGTTCTCGGAAGGGGTGCTCACCGGCCGGCTGACGCTCGAGCGCTATCTCGATCTCACCTCGCGCAATGCCGCCGCGATCTATGGTCTGGCCCACGCCAAGGGGCGGATAGCGGTCGGGCTCGATGCTGACCTGGCACTGTGGGATCCGACAGTGACCTGGACGCTCGGCCATGCCGCCTTGCATTCGCGTGTCGACTTCACACCCTACGAGGGCAGGCGCGTGACCGGCAAGCCGACCACCGTGCTGGTGCGCGGCGTGCCGGTGGTCGCAGACGGCAAGCTGCAGGTGCCGCCGGGGTTCGGACAATTCGTGGTGCGTACCGCCGGTGATCCGGCCCGCTCGGGAAAACCAGTCGAGGAGACGACGCCATGGCTCGATGCCTGA
- a CDS encoding nitrilase-related carbon-nitrogen hydrolase — protein sequence MARCLTIAVAQTGPIQRSASRAETVERLVHLLEQSAAAGAEIVAFPEMALTTFFPRWRIDDQAEIDAFFEQSMPGPETQRLYAAAARLKVGFALGYCEIAREDGRTRHFNTMDLVGPDGRFIGRYRKMHVPGSSEPEEGTTTHLERRYFEPGNLGFPVFDYRGVRLGMAICNDRRWPETYRMLCLNGAEVVLLGYNTPLLLDEAPALAHLRMFHNHLPMQAGAYQNTLWVAAAAKAGLEDGQALIGGSCIIAPTGEIAAQAMSLGDEVIVHRADLDLIETCRKVNFNFALYRRPDQYRRISEPV from the coding sequence ATGGCTCGATGCCTGACCATAGCGGTCGCCCAGACCGGACCCATCCAGCGCAGCGCCTCGCGTGCCGAAACAGTCGAGCGCCTCGTCCACTTGCTGGAGCAGTCCGCTGCCGCAGGTGCGGAAATTGTGGCGTTCCCCGAGATGGCGCTCACCACCTTCTTCCCACGCTGGCGTATCGACGATCAGGCGGAGATCGACGCCTTCTTCGAACAGTCGATGCCTGGCCCCGAAACGCAGCGGCTCTACGCCGCCGCCGCGCGCCTCAAGGTCGGCTTCGCGCTAGGTTATTGCGAGATCGCCAGGGAAGACGGCCGCACACGCCATTTCAACACTATGGACCTTGTCGGCCCGGACGGGCGCTTCATCGGGCGTTACCGCAAGATGCATGTGCCAGGGTCGAGCGAGCCGGAGGAAGGCACCACCACGCATCTCGAACGCCGTTATTTCGAGCCGGGCAATCTCGGCTTCCCGGTCTTCGATTATCGCGGTGTGCGCCTCGGCATGGCGATCTGCAATGACCGCCGCTGGCCGGAGACCTATCGCATGCTCTGCCTCAACGGCGCAGAGGTGGTGCTGCTTGGCTACAACACGCCGCTGCTGCTCGATGAGGCGCCAGCGCTGGCGCATCTCAGAATGTTCCACAACCATCTGCCGATGCAGGCCGGCGCCTACCAGAACACGCTGTGGGTGGCGGCCGCCGCCAAGGCCGGGCTCGAGGACGGCCAGGCGCTGATCGGCGGCTCCTGCATCATCGCGCCGACCGGCGAGATCGCCGCGCAGGCGATGTCGCTCGGCGACGAGGTCATCGTCCATCGCGCCGATCTCGACCTGATCGAGACCTGCCGGAAGGTGAATTTCAACTTCGCGCTCTATCGCCGCCCCGACCAGTACCGGCGCATTTCGGAACCGGTCTGA
- a CDS encoding FAD-dependent oxidoreductase — MSVIEANRIQGTVAPPADLLSLSEIVENGLCIGCGLCRSIATPDAIEMVMTPEGRERPVARQALDRPTLMRINAVCPGTRIAGPPPAQASNATLTDTVWGPAERLVLGRAGDPTVRFIGSGGGVLTALGQFLLSSGRVKFVLHVAASQSQPMRSERRLSFDAASMLEGAGSRYGPATTLVDFGEILDRGEPFALIAKPCDITAVRNLARLDPRVDRYMRYALAFVCGGASDLSKSEQVLQRFGLAEDELALFRYRGYGNPGLNRIETSDGRAFELTYRQLWEDEDKWMIQPRCKICPDAIGQVADIAVHDAWLNGGPAVEDEALNGIIVRTKRGLELFDAAVEAGVLEIKRETGFAEISELQSHQLRKRRAVWARLKGMAIAGKPVPFVTDLALEDCAVQNSLAENLAEGRGARDRAHRAAWVSRLPCRAKARSCSHVEGWADMSAAEQTEIIIIGGGIAGAGAAFEMSRTSKVVVLERESHCGYHTTGRSAASFTENYGNGIIRRIVLASRAFLTEPPSGFCDYPLLSKRGMITVARADQLELLREDLEAAQALVPSIVAMTPAEAIARVPVLRADYLAGAYIEPHSMDIDVNGLHQGYLRGARACGARIVTNAGVKAIGRQGGQWRAETPAGTFLAPMLVNAAGAWGDQIAVMAGVRPIGLQPKRRTAFNIPAPAGVDISDWPLVNDIGAEFYFKPDAGQLFVSPADATPSAPMDAYAEDIDVAIGAERLERATTIEVQRVSRSWAGLRTFVADGSPVVGPDDEVPDFIWLVGQGGYGIKTSPALSRVCASLIAGKGFPDDVARQGVSMDDLTPHRLRGVEPKARQVAS, encoded by the coding sequence ATGAGCGTCATCGAAGCCAATCGAATACAGGGCACAGTGGCGCCTCCGGCCGATCTCTTGTCGTTGAGCGAGATCGTCGAGAACGGGCTCTGCATCGGCTGCGGCCTCTGCCGTTCGATCGCCACACCCGATGCCATCGAAATGGTGATGACGCCGGAGGGGCGCGAGCGGCCGGTGGCGAGGCAGGCCTTGGACAGGCCGACGCTGATGCGGATCAACGCCGTCTGCCCGGGGACCCGGATCGCCGGTCCACCGCCGGCGCAGGCAAGCAATGCCACGTTGACCGACACCGTCTGGGGGCCTGCCGAACGGCTTGTGCTCGGCCGCGCGGGAGATCCCACGGTACGGTTTATCGGTTCAGGCGGCGGGGTGCTGACGGCGCTCGGCCAGTTCCTGCTGAGCTCCGGGCGCGTCAAATTCGTGCTGCATGTCGCGGCATCACAATCCCAGCCGATGCGCAGCGAACGACGGCTGAGCTTCGATGCCGCGTCGATGCTTGAGGGCGCCGGCTCGCGCTATGGCCCGGCGACGACCCTGGTGGATTTCGGCGAAATCCTCGATCGCGGCGAGCCCTTCGCGCTGATCGCCAAGCCTTGCGACATCACCGCCGTGCGCAACCTGGCGCGGCTCGATCCCCGCGTCGACCGGTATATGCGCTATGCCTTGGCCTTCGTCTGCGGCGGCGCCTCCGACCTGTCGAAATCGGAACAGGTGCTGCAGCGTTTCGGCCTCGCCGAGGACGAGCTGGCGCTGTTCCGCTATCGCGGTTACGGCAATCCCGGCCTCAACCGGATCGAAACCAGCGACGGCCGCGCCTTCGAACTCACCTATCGGCAGCTGTGGGAGGATGAGGACAAATGGATGATCCAGCCGCGCTGCAAGATCTGTCCCGACGCGATCGGCCAGGTGGCGGATATCGCGGTTCATGACGCCTGGTTGAACGGCGGGCCGGCGGTCGAGGACGAGGCGCTCAACGGCATCATCGTGCGAACAAAGCGCGGGCTGGAGCTATTCGACGCGGCTGTCGAAGCCGGCGTGCTGGAGATCAAGCGCGAGACCGGCTTTGCCGAAATCAGTGAGTTGCAGTCGCACCAGCTGCGCAAGCGGCGCGCCGTCTGGGCACGGCTGAAAGGCATGGCGATCGCCGGCAAGCCCGTGCCTTTTGTCACCGACCTTGCACTTGAAGATTGCGCTGTGCAGAATTCGCTGGCGGAGAATCTGGCCGAGGGTCGCGGCGCTCGCGACCGCGCTCACCGCGCCGCCTGGGTGAGCCGCCTGCCGTGCCGCGCAAAAGCAAGGTCGTGCAGTCATGTTGAAGGATGGGCTGATATGAGTGCCGCCGAGCAAACCGAAATCATCATCATTGGCGGCGGCATTGCCGGCGCCGGTGCCGCCTTCGAGATGTCCCGCACTTCCAAGGTGGTCGTGCTCGAGCGGGAAAGCCATTGCGGCTACCACACCACCGGTCGCTCCGCGGCGAGCTTTACCGAAAATTACGGCAACGGCATCATTCGTCGCATCGTGCTGGCGAGCCGGGCTTTCCTGACCGAGCCGCCTAGCGGCTTCTGCGATTACCCGCTGCTTAGCAAACGCGGCATGATCACCGTGGCACGCGCCGACCAGCTCGAACTCCTGCGGGAGGATCTGGAGGCCGCGCAGGCCTTGGTCCCCTCGATCGTCGCGATGACACCGGCCGAGGCGATTGCGCGCGTACCGGTGCTGCGCGCGGATTATCTCGCCGGCGCCTATATCGAACCGCATTCGATGGACATCGATGTGAACGGCCTGCATCAAGGCTATCTGCGCGGCGCCCGCGCGTGTGGCGCGCGCATCGTCACCAATGCCGGCGTCAAGGCCATCGGACGGCAAGGCGGTCAATGGCGGGCCGAAACCCCAGCAGGAACATTCCTTGCGCCAATGCTGGTCAATGCCGCCGGTGCCTGGGGCGATCAGATCGCCGTCATGGCTGGGGTCCGCCCAATCGGCCTGCAGCCGAAGCGCCGCACCGCTTTCAACATTCCAGCGCCCGCCGGTGTCGACATTTCAGACTGGCCTCTGGTCAACGATATCGGCGCCGAATTCTATTTCAAGCCGGATGCCGGGCAGCTGTTCGTCTCGCCCGCCGATGCAACGCCGTCCGCGCCGATGGATGCCTATGCCGAGGATATCGATGTCGCGATCGGTGCCGAGCGTCTCGAACGGGCGACTACGATCGAAGTGCAGCGGGTGTCGCGCTCATGGGCGGGCTTGCGGACCTTCGTCGCGGATGGGTCGCCGGTGGTCGGACCGGATGACGAGGTCCCGGATTTCATCTGGCTGGTCGGGCAGGGTGGCTACGGCATCAAAACCTCGCCGGCGCTGTCGCGCGTCTGCGCCAGCCTGATCGCGGGCAAGGGTTTTCCGGACGATGTCGCAAGGCAGGGCGTGTCGATGGACGATCTCACGCCGCACCGACTGCGCGGCGTCGAGCCTAAAGCCAGGCAGGTTGCTTCATGA
- a CDS encoding Zn-dependent hydrolase: MSDAALTAGGRLAGHLLERLAHATTDTPGITRVAYGPGERFAHDLMRDEAEKLGATARFDVAGNLYLTLKGRNPDLPAIVIGSHLDSVPHGGNFDGAAGVVAGLAVMAELVGQGIQLPRDLIVLATRAEEAVWFPLSYPGSQAALGLLEPAALEAKRSDSGRTLADHMHEEGFDPDAVRRGVPGIDAGRIAAFVEVHIEQGPRLIASAAPVGIVTGIAGGFRYVDAKCLGAYAHSGAEPRFARHDSVLGFADLVAGLEVEWDALEREGHEATITFGRVESDPSQHGGSRVLGELRFTLDVRSAEAAVLERIEARLHALFAEVGAKRGVSFEAGPRFTWEPATMSPALIARLDRAAAELQMPAPHVPSGAGHDAATFAGSDIATAMIFVRNENGSHNPDEAMEIADLDQAIRLLLRFVTDFDNPLGQP; the protein is encoded by the coding sequence ATGAGCGATGCCGCACTCACAGCCGGCGGCAGGCTGGCCGGGCATCTGCTGGAGAGGCTTGCGCACGCCACCACCGATACACCGGGGATCACGCGCGTCGCCTACGGGCCCGGCGAGCGCTTCGCCCACGATCTCATGCGCGACGAAGCGGAGAAGCTCGGCGCCACGGCGCGTTTCGATGTGGCCGGCAATCTCTATTTGACGCTGAAGGGCCGTAATCCGGATTTGCCGGCGATTGTCATCGGTTCGCATCTCGACAGCGTGCCGCATGGCGGCAATTTCGACGGCGCCGCGGGTGTCGTGGCCGGGCTGGCGGTGATGGCCGAACTGGTCGGGCAAGGCATTCAATTGCCGCGCGACCTGATCGTGCTGGCGACCCGCGCCGAAGAGGCTGTCTGGTTTCCGCTGTCCTATCCCGGCAGCCAGGCAGCACTTGGCCTGCTGGAGCCGGCGGCGCTCGAAGCGAAGCGGTCCGACAGCGGACGCACGCTTGCGGATCACATGCATGAGGAAGGCTTCGACCCTGATGCCGTGCGGCGCGGTGTGCCGGGCATCGATGCCGGCCGGATCGCGGCTTTCGTCGAAGTGCATATCGAGCAGGGACCGCGCCTTATCGCATCCGCTGCGCCGGTCGGTATCGTCACCGGTATCGCCGGCGGCTTCCGCTATGTCGATGCGAAATGCCTTGGCGCCTACGCGCATTCCGGTGCCGAGCCGCGCTTTGCCCGCCATGACAGCGTGCTCGGCTTTGCCGATCTGGTCGCCGGCCTTGAAGTGGAATGGGACGCGCTCGAGCGTGAAGGGCATGAGGCCACCATCACCTTCGGCCGGGTGGAATCCGATCCGAGCCAGCACGGCGGCAGCCGCGTCCTGGGCGAACTTCGCTTCACGCTCGATGTGCGCAGCGCCGAGGCCGCTGTCCTGGAACGGATCGAGGCTCGCCTTCATGCGCTTTTCGCCGAAGTCGGCGCCAAGCGCGGCGTCAGCTTTGAGGCCGGACCGCGCTTCACCTGGGAGCCGGCGACCATGTCGCCGGCGCTGATCGCGAGGCTGGACCGCGCTGCCGCCGAGCTGCAAATGCCCGCGCCGCATGTGCCGAGCGGGGCGGGGCATGATGCGGCCACCTTTGCCGGCTCCGACATTGCGACCGCCATGATCTTCGTGCGCAACGAGAACGGCAGTCACAACCCGGATGAAGCGATGGAGATCGCCGATCTCGATCAGGCGATCCGTCTGCTTCTTCGCTTCGTCACCGACTTCGACAATCCCCTGGGACAGCCATGA